A stretch of the Lolium perenne isolate Kyuss_39 chromosome 3, Kyuss_2.0, whole genome shotgun sequence genome encodes the following:
- the LOC127344683 gene encoding interactor of constitutive active ROPs 2, chloroplastic isoform X2, with protein sequence MQTAKTRNGSLGGSPLGTNKTGRPTRLAGLDNGADAAATKSPTGRSPKVERRTTMSAEREKRRSPMKLSELESHVSQLQDELKKAKEQLYSSENSRKRAVQEAEEARAQAASATALVRDSQAQLAELSSVEQTRIFELRRLSQERDRSWQSELEAMQKQHAADSADLVAAMGEVHRLRVQLAAAARADRKQEVAEALATVDELKAKLTASEEAEAQARALHEECKQQLEASRATIDSLLTDGSKLMDSFSLVVTELEESRAKLKALEEEVAETASVKAATVERCNCSKDSESEVADLRSALEDVEVRFQEEKILSTVETQCAYELMDQIKVESDLRHGKLAAALATAKSEAIFLKASLFDRESELKRAQDATKKLQDDARTDSTADNLKAQLQGALQENGQLKQELRQYESAEKIPAKSEADAAAEAAKKGETEAELRRLRVQAEQWRKAAETAMALLTVGKGGNGKILDRGESLDSGTKYAGLCDELDDDAAVARKNGNVLRRISGMWKK encoded by the exons ATGCAGACAGCCAAGACAAG AAATGGTTCGCTGGGAGGGTCTCCCCTTGGAACCAACAAGACGGGCCGGCCGACGAGGCTGGCCGGCCTGGACAACGGCGCAGACGCGGCGGCGACCAAGTCCCCCACCGGCCGGAGCCCCAAGGTGGAGCGCCGCACCACCATGAGCGCCGAGAGAGAG AAAAGGAGGTCACCGATGAAGCTGTCTGAGCTAGAGTCCCATGTTTCGCAGCTGCAAGACGAGCTGAAGAAAGCCAAGGAACAGCTCTATTCCTCCGAGAACTCCAGGAAGCGTGCAGTGCAGGAGGCCGAGGAGGCCAGGGCGCAGGCCGCGTCGGCGACCGCGCTGGTCCGCGACTCCCAGGCACAGCTCGCCGAGCTCTCCTCCGTCGAGCAGACCCGCATCTTCGAGCTTCGCCGGCTGTCCCAGGAGCGCGATCGCTCGTGGCAGTCGGAGCTGGAGGCTATGCAGAAGCAGCACGCCGCCGACTCGGCCGATCTCGTTGCAGCTATGGGGGAGGTGCACCGCCTCCGCGTGCAGCTCGCCGCCGCGGCCCGCGCCGATCGCAAGCAGGAAGTGGCGGAGGCGCTGGCCACCGTCGACGAGCTCAAGGCCAAACTCACGGCGAGCGAGGAGGCCGAGGCGCAAGCGCGAGCATTGCACGAGGAGTGCAAGCAGCAGTTGGAGGCGAGCCGGGCCACCATCGACTCGCTGCTCACCGATGGCTCCAAGCTGATGGACTCCTTCAGCCTCGTCGTCACAGAGCTCGAGGAGTCGCGCGCCAAGCTTAAGGCCCTCGAGGAGGAGGTGGCGGAGACGGCGTCGGTGAAGGCCGCCACCGTAGAGCGCTGCAACTGCTCGAAGGACTCTGAGTCGGAGGTTGCCGACCTAAGGTCGGCTTTGGAGGATGTGGAGGTCAGGTTCCAGGAAGAGAAGATCCTGAGCACCGTCGAGACGCAGTGTGCGTACGAGCTCATGGATCAGATAAAGGTGGAGTCCGACCTGCGGCATGGCAAGCTTGCGGCGGCGCTCGCGACCGCCAAGTCTGAGGCTATCTTCCTCAAGGCGAGCCTGTTCGACAGGGAGTCAGAGTTGAAGCGCGCCCAGGACGCGACCAAGAAGTTGCAGGACGACGCGAGAACGGACAGCACTGCCGACAACCTGAAAGCGCAGTTGCAGGGCGCGCTGCAGGAGAACGGGCAGCTGAAGCAGGAGCTGCGGCAGTACGAATCCGCCGAGAAGATCCCCGCGAAGTCGGAGGCCgacgcggcggcggaggcggcgaagAAAGGGGAGACAGAGGCCGAGTTGAGGCGGCTGAGGGTGCAGGCCGAGCAGTGGAGGAAAGCCGCCGAGACCGCCATGGCGTTGCTCACGGTGGGAAAAGGAGGCAACGGGAAGATCTTGGACCGCGGCGAATCACTGGATAGCGGCACCAAGTATGCGGGCTTGTGCGACGAGCTCGACGACGACGCGGCGGTGGCCAGGAAGAACGGGAACGTGCTCAGGAGGATCAGTGGAATGTGGAAGAAATGA
- the LOC127344683 gene encoding interactor of constitutive active ROPs 2, chloroplastic isoform X1, translating to MLSLNKMHFLKLYSSSTAVRNGSLGGSPLGTNKTGRPTRLAGLDNGADAAATKSPTGRSPKVERRTTMSAEREKRRSPMKLSELESHVSQLQDELKKAKEQLYSSENSRKRAVQEAEEARAQAASATALVRDSQAQLAELSSVEQTRIFELRRLSQERDRSWQSELEAMQKQHAADSADLVAAMGEVHRLRVQLAAAARADRKQEVAEALATVDELKAKLTASEEAEAQARALHEECKQQLEASRATIDSLLTDGSKLMDSFSLVVTELEESRAKLKALEEEVAETASVKAATVERCNCSKDSESEVADLRSALEDVEVRFQEEKILSTVETQCAYELMDQIKVESDLRHGKLAAALATAKSEAIFLKASLFDRESELKRAQDATKKLQDDARTDSTADNLKAQLQGALQENGQLKQELRQYESAEKIPAKSEADAAAEAAKKGETEAELRRLRVQAEQWRKAAETAMALLTVGKGGNGKILDRGESLDSGTKYAGLCDELDDDAAVARKNGNVLRRISGMWKK from the exons ATGCTGTCCTTGAACAAAATGCATTTTCTCAAGTTATATTCGAGCAGTACAGCCGTCAG AAATGGTTCGCTGGGAGGGTCTCCCCTTGGAACCAACAAGACGGGCCGGCCGACGAGGCTGGCCGGCCTGGACAACGGCGCAGACGCGGCGGCGACCAAGTCCCCCACCGGCCGGAGCCCCAAGGTGGAGCGCCGCACCACCATGAGCGCCGAGAGAGAG AAAAGGAGGTCACCGATGAAGCTGTCTGAGCTAGAGTCCCATGTTTCGCAGCTGCAAGACGAGCTGAAGAAAGCCAAGGAACAGCTCTATTCCTCCGAGAACTCCAGGAAGCGTGCAGTGCAGGAGGCCGAGGAGGCCAGGGCGCAGGCCGCGTCGGCGACCGCGCTGGTCCGCGACTCCCAGGCACAGCTCGCCGAGCTCTCCTCCGTCGAGCAGACCCGCATCTTCGAGCTTCGCCGGCTGTCCCAGGAGCGCGATCGCTCGTGGCAGTCGGAGCTGGAGGCTATGCAGAAGCAGCACGCCGCCGACTCGGCCGATCTCGTTGCAGCTATGGGGGAGGTGCACCGCCTCCGCGTGCAGCTCGCCGCCGCGGCCCGCGCCGATCGCAAGCAGGAAGTGGCGGAGGCGCTGGCCACCGTCGACGAGCTCAAGGCCAAACTCACGGCGAGCGAGGAGGCCGAGGCGCAAGCGCGAGCATTGCACGAGGAGTGCAAGCAGCAGTTGGAGGCGAGCCGGGCCACCATCGACTCGCTGCTCACCGATGGCTCCAAGCTGATGGACTCCTTCAGCCTCGTCGTCACAGAGCTCGAGGAGTCGCGCGCCAAGCTTAAGGCCCTCGAGGAGGAGGTGGCGGAGACGGCGTCGGTGAAGGCCGCCACCGTAGAGCGCTGCAACTGCTCGAAGGACTCTGAGTCGGAGGTTGCCGACCTAAGGTCGGCTTTGGAGGATGTGGAGGTCAGGTTCCAGGAAGAGAAGATCCTGAGCACCGTCGAGACGCAGTGTGCGTACGAGCTCATGGATCAGATAAAGGTGGAGTCCGACCTGCGGCATGGCAAGCTTGCGGCGGCGCTCGCGACCGCCAAGTCTGAGGCTATCTTCCTCAAGGCGAGCCTGTTCGACAGGGAGTCAGAGTTGAAGCGCGCCCAGGACGCGACCAAGAAGTTGCAGGACGACGCGAGAACGGACAGCACTGCCGACAACCTGAAAGCGCAGTTGCAGGGCGCGCTGCAGGAGAACGGGCAGCTGAAGCAGGAGCTGCGGCAGTACGAATCCGCCGAGAAGATCCCCGCGAAGTCGGAGGCCgacgcggcggcggaggcggcgaagAAAGGGGAGACAGAGGCCGAGTTGAGGCGGCTGAGGGTGCAGGCCGAGCAGTGGAGGAAAGCCGCCGAGACCGCCATGGCGTTGCTCACGGTGGGAAAAGGAGGCAACGGGAAGATCTTGGACCGCGGCGAATCACTGGATAGCGGCACCAAGTATGCGGGCTTGTGCGACGAGCTCGACGACGACGCGGCGGTGGCCAGGAAGAACGGGAACGTGCTCAGGAGGATCAGTGGAATGTGGAAGAAATGA